The sequence CCAAAATGCTGTAACAGAGAAGTGAACAGAAGCTTGCGCCACTGATAATAGCCATATTCTCTTATCTAGCAAATGAAAATCTAAATTTTGTTCACATGAAGATTTGAACAGTTCTAGAAAACTAAAATCTTTACAACGTCTTGGAAAACAGTGGTACTGACTTCTTAATCTAGCTATTTTGCATTATGTGTGAAAGTACCAAACACACTATATCAAAAACTGGTGTTTCTGATATCAATAAAAAAAGTCAGAAAACTTACCACAGAAAACGTGTCTATGAAACACAATAGTATAATCCTTGAACAGTGTTCTTTTTGGAGCTTCTTTCCAGCCTCGAGTAACATAGATAATTGCAACAACAACCAGAACCACAGATACTTTCCACATAGATTTAATGTTTTTATTGACATCACCATCAACCAGATAATTTCCAAGCACTTGACTGCCGATGAAAGATGCAGATTCAAAGAATGTCATCAACCAAAACATATGATTCAACGAATCTTGCCTCTGACCGAGCTGCAAAGCATACAATGTCAAAGATAACTGCCGTTGCTAATCCAACCACCTGTTTTTGTTTATCTAAGACAAATTTTTATGCCAACCTTGTCATGCTCGACTACCATCCATGCctcaaaagaaaaggaaaatattgAAGAGGCCAGTGAAAGACAAATGCTTGCCAACCAAATTGCTGGAGTTCCATTGACCATCTTCCATATGCTCACGAAAAGGTGCAGCATGTAAAACAATAAGCATAGTTTCTTATGACCCCTGCACGTAAAAGATCTTAGTAACATCAATATCTCGATATACAGTTATTTCGTGTAGTATTGCAAGCGCCAGGTGAAGAACATTATCAACTAgtcgaaaaatatatttttttttgcaattcaaGTTACGCATTTAACAAGCTCCCAAAAATAGAGCGGAACCAGCTGGGGGAACAAGGCGCCGAGAACAACACCCAATTTCTTTCGATTAGCTTCAAACTAAATTAATCGTCCAACAGATAGAGATCGATCAAAACTACATGTTTCCACAACACATAAATTAAACTAAAACGGCACAATCGGTTGTTAAAGAAGTACACTCACACTAAATCAGAGAGAACTCCAAGAAAACTCCCGATAAACAGTGAGACAGCATATCCAACGCATAATGAAACCAGCATTTGCTCTTTATTCAATCCATAATAGGACAACTCGTACTCTCCATACACAGCCCACAAGCCCTCCATCACTGTTACGCAAAATCCAAAATCAGCCAGCAAGAAAGGACTTAGACTCAAAACCcacaaaaataattatcataaaaGATACCAGATTAAAATACCCGAGGAAAGTGAGTAGAGCAGAAGAAAGTCCCGCTGAAAACGAAGGAAGGAAACGGGCGGCGCGTGATCGAAGACATTTGCGGCAGTTCTAGCCGGAAAAAGGAATATTGAGACGAAGCTGGAGATGAATAAAAATACGTATACAGCTTTGTTTGGCTCCCAGATTTCAGACTCGATTACAACTCCCATTACGGTGGGAAGGATAGAGCAAGGGTAGCAATTTTAACGGTGATTGCTCAGATCACTAAAAACCCAGATGAAAATCATGCTAAAAAATAACAAAgatagataaaagatttcaCTTTTAACCGAAATTGTCCGGATCCTTCAAAACACCGGCGAAAATCATGGTAATACCAGCAAAAACAAAAGCACAGATTGCACTTTATTGGAAATTGTTCGGATCCTTCAAACCCTGACTGGAATCATgctaaaatcatatcaaatgaATTACTTCGGACGCAATTGCAGATTTTAGTAGTTTTATGGTTTGATTTGGGAAGTGTGGACTGGTCTCTGAAATCCGTACAGGAAACCTAATTGAATTTGCAATGGCCCAACGGTTTGATGTAAAAAAACATATTCGATTACATCAATGACCCAACCCAATCAATTATCCAAGATCCCCGTCTTAAAGTTGTTTCTGTGATTTTTTAATTtctgtgattttttttaaaaaaaaaaaaatttgtgtgaattGATAATCATTTTTTGAcgcaaaaactcttgtgagacgatctcacagatcaatttcgtgggtcgaatctcttatttgggtcatctatgaaaaagtattatttttttatgctaacagtattactttttattgtgaatatcggtaggttgatccgtctcacaagaaacatactttttttttgaaaattttgtttttgaaaagaaaatacatttaaaattgcatgaaaagtataatatattgattttgttttttgcattattttaaattataaatataatataaatattaaactaTGTTAGAATatattgtgatattttatttgtcaATAGTTTCCATGTCATTCTAAAATTTAAAGCATAATTTATTAGATTGTGATATTGTTTCCTCTGAAACTCCGCATTTTGTATTTGGACGTGTCAAAATGAATAATCTAACTTCTCAATAAATGAAATAGACCTTGATTTGAATGGGAGTTGTATTCGCAAAATCATAAcagaaaataaatgaaataatataatcaacgaaatcatttaaatgtaatttatatttttaagagacatcaaatttaaatttgattttttttaaaaaaaaattaaaatacttcacatttaattacaaatttatttattatttgttttcaaatatttaatggagTATGTGAATACATtaacattaataaatatttccttttataacatttttttttttgaatttttttcaaatatagcaaaaacttgtttATCCGTTTACCTTCGTCCATATCTAAAAAAAACCCATAAAATAAAAGCATATATTTATCTGAAAAGTTATTCGTTATTCGAACTCAAGGTTTTGCAAGTACTGTTGAAGGAAATTGAAACCATTGAATATTATTTGTACATGTATTGAGTTTTAACAATTCTGCAAACGTCGCTATTTGGCGGCCTATTTTCGATTACGGGCCAAGGGACTTAAGATTcttgtcattttttatttttattttttattttttatttttattttgtctgTTTTCAAAAAAGAGTTCGTTTTGTAAAGATTGGTGGTAATGTATTCAAAtctaatccaaatcgaaaaaaaaacaaaaaatatatatataataaaaaaaatttaacagaaTGATAATCAAATTTCTGGAAAAAGAATGACCACTCAATCAAATGGGGTGGGGAACCCTTTGGATATAAGGGAGTTGGAGCTCGTCATCCATAAAGTAAGCAGACAGCTATATTTCACACTTGTGTTGTATTTTATAAAGgagaaattattaatttttttggtagcTATCacggtttaaattttttttcatgctaTAATTCACAATATTAgttaatttagatttttttttcaattctaatcatttttttttatcaaagtgTCAAAGTCAATGGCTGAGCTAGGAAATGCGCTCTAtccaaactaaaattttaaactctataatattttaaattttaaattgagCCACTCAtactaatatcaaattaattcaaaattaacatataattttttttgggccATCCGGGCTAAAGGCTAAGAGATCCTTTAGCCCGGGTGGTTCCGTCAGATATCATACATGTCATTAATATTTGTTGTCGTGTCAATATTTTTCGATgatatatcattattttttggTGTGACATCAATAATCCTAGAAAAACTtgggtaaaaaaaaaactcaaatggTTAGATTGAGACCGTGATTTGACCCGACCGACAACAtaaccaaaaatttaaaacatacaaGATATTagggctttttttaaaaataatatataaaaaagaaaaattataaaaatattgcaaATTCAAAAGTTTTACAAAACTATAACAATCCGGAAAATGCTGTTGCGGATTCCGACAATGTTATCCGgatgtttattaaattatatatatatNNNNNNNNNNNNNNNNNNNNNNNNNNNNNNNNNNNNNNNNNNNNNNNNNNNNNNNNNNNNNNNNNNNNNNNNNNNNNNNNNNNNNNNNNNNNNNNNNNNNNNNNNNNNNNNNNNNNNNNNNNNNNNNNNNNNNNNNNNNNNNNNNNNNNNNNNNNNNNNNNNNNNNNNNNNNNNNNNNNNNNNNNNNNNNNNNNNNNNNNNNNNNNNNNNNNNNNNNNNNNNNNNNNNNNNNNNNNNNNNNNNNNNNNNNNNNNNNNNNNNNNNNNNNNNNNNNNNNNNNNNNNNNNNNNNNNNNNNNNNNNNNNNNNNNNNNNNNNNNNNNNNNNNNNNNNNNNNNNNNNNNNNNNNNNNNNNNNNNNNNNNNNNNNNNNNNNNNNNNNNNNNNNNNNNNNNNNNNNNNNNNNNNNNNNNNNNNNNNNNNNNNNNNNNNNNNNNNNNNNNNNNNNNNNNNNNNNNNNNNNNNNNNNNNNNNNNNNNNNNNNNNNNNNNNNNNNNNNNNNNNNNNNNNNNNNNNNNNNNNNNNNNNNNNNNNNNNNNNNNNNNNNNNNNNNNNNNNNNNNNNNNNNNNNNNNNNNNNNNNNNNNNNNNNNNNNNNNNNNNNNNNNNNNNNNNNNNNNNNNNNNNNNNNNNNNNNNNNNNNNNNNNNNNNNNNNNNNNNNNNNNNNNNNNNNNNNNNNNNNNNNNNNNNNNNNNNNNNNNNNNNNNNNNNNNNNNNNNNNNNNNNNNNNNNNNNNNNNNNNNNNNNNNNNNNNNNNNNNNNNNtatatatatataaatttatttattataagaatattattattatataaaacagTTATGATTTAAAACACTGTCATAATTATTGTCACTCcctacaaaattatatataagagAGGTATGTATATTTACAAATGTATGGAATTAGTCAAAAGTAGGATCCGTGGCCACGGATTCTActttttttattacttttatttagtaataaaatataaatatatataatttaataaacatcCGGATACACTGTCAGAATCCGCAACAGCATTTTCCGGATTGTTATAGTTTTGTAAAACTTTTGAATttgcaatatttttataattttttagtttttatatattatttttaaaaaagcccCCAAGATATTATccttttatgaatatttttttcaactGTGCACATAATTCATTTGTTTCATGAAATGTGAAAtcgaattttaaaattaattatactaTATAATATTGAAATCACagttaaattaaaaatactattATCAtgttaaacaaataaattttcaagtatCCTACAATGAATAGGGTAAAGAATCTTGATCAAGTCTGTGAAGGTAATATCTCCATGCATTAGTATTAACAGTTTAATACTTCTCAAAGTACAAAGATTACGTTGAGCTGCTGGCTGCACAATTCGGTACAATGATAGTGGAAAAGGGAAATTGAAAACAAGAGTTACGTATTTGTATATACAAAAGAAGAGGAAACAAATATGGAAGATAGATATATTTTTCCTGAATTTCTGTAGAATGGAGGAAATGACCAAGAATATTAGGAAGTAGGAAGCTTGTTACCCTTCAAGTCGTAAACTTCAATGGATTACTGTTCAGAAAGAAAAGGACACGGTCATCAGTTATTTCTTATCCATATCCAACAACGAACGGAAACTGATTATCTGTACTTTCACCcttcaatttaaatttaatgcaGCGAAGCGAAGTCcccataaaaataattaaatatgaggaTGCTGGATCTTGACCACAACCAACACACTACACAATCCAATGATGCAAACATTTCTTCTAAGAAAAAACATCGCCTTTCTGCTACCATGAAGAGGACTAGCGAATGGTCAactttgtttcttttttaataATCTTGTGTGCATGATAtgtatgttcttgattttggGAGTGGAAGAAGAATCTgagttttttcttttgaaatttaACAGGGTTTTTTCCCAGGAGATTCCTACCGATGTTACTGTTATTGCTGGAGGAACCTCCTTCTCACTGCACAAGGTAGATTATGTTATAATAGATAAAATGCTAAGAATTCACcgatttcttgatttttatcAGTTGGGTTTTGTTGAATATCCAACGTCATTTTTGTTAAGTTTCATGGATAAGAATGgagtaattttgatatatgttgaAACGTACAGTTTCCTTTGGTATCGAAAAGTGGATACATAAGGAAGCTGGTTTCAGAATCTGTAGATGCTGATCTTTCTATCATCAAGCTCCCCGATATCCCCGGCGGGGCGGACGCATTCGAACTTGCGGCAAAATTTTTCTACGGAGTGAACTTCGAAATCAGTACAGAAAACATAGCGATGCTAAGATGTGCGGCCGAGTTTCTTGAAATGACGGAGGATTACGAGGCCGGAAACTTAATTGGAAGAACCGAAGCGTACATAAATGAAGTAGCACTAACAAGTCTTGCAGGGGCAGTGTTCATTTTACATTCTTGTGAAAATCTTTTTCCCGTAGCAGAGAATGTTAAACTGGTGAATCGATGCATTGATACAATAGCCTTTATTGCCTGTAGAGATAGCCAATTTGCTGCGCCGGTGGAGCCCAAAAGCGAGGAGTTATGTGACTCGGTTTCGTATAATTTTCCTGTCTCGAAGCCTATTGTGGATTGGTGGGCTGAGGATTTGACACTGCTTCGAATTGATCTGTTTCAACGGGTTATTGTTAAAATGATATCTAG comes from Primulina huaijiensis isolate GDHJ02 chromosome 5, ASM1229523v2, whole genome shotgun sequence and encodes:
- the LOC140976220 gene encoding uncharacterized protein, which encodes MGVVIESEIWEPNKAVYVFLFISSFVSIFLFPARTAANVFDHAPPVSFLRFQRDFLLLYSLSSVMEGLWAVYGEYELSYYGLNKEQMLVSLCVGYAVSLFIGSFLGVLSDLVGHKKLCLLFYMLHLFVSIWKMVNGTPAIWLASICLSLASSIFSFSFEAWMVVEHDKLGQRQDSLNHMFWLMTFFESASFIGSQVLGNYLVDGDVNKNIKSMWKVSVVLVVVAIIYVTRGWKEAPKRTLFKDYTIVFHRHVFCDKRIWLLSVAQASVHFSVTAFWILWAPTVVADGREVSLGLIYPCMLGSKMLGSTGFPWFLPGSLALRTEECLVYIFIIMGTVLSIVAYDYQEIGLLVTLFCIFHTCMGLVLPSLARLRTMYVPNEVRGGMMTLSLAPASAAVLVFLMLRGDYQYIGNSTITAFAALGLFSAAGCMYVLKKWGKQLHQSRHNL